Within Micromonospora narathiwatensis, the genomic segment ATCGCCGTCGCCGGCATCCCCGAGATCATGATCGGCGAGACCCTCGCCGACGCGGAGAACCCGGTCCCGCTGCCACTGATCACCGTCGACGAGCCGGCCATCTCAATGACCATCGGCACCAACACCTCGCCGCTGGTCGGCCGGGTCAAGGGCGCCAAGGTCACCGCCCGGATGGTCAAGGACCGCCTCGACAAGGAGCTGATCGGCAACGTCTCGCTGCGGGTGCTGCCCACCGAGCGCCCCGACGCCTGGGAGGTGCAGGGCCGCGGCGAGCTGGCCCTGGCGATCCTGGTCGAGCAGATGCGCCGCGAGCACTACGAGCTGACCGTCGGCAAGCCGCAGGTGGTCACCCGGGAGATCGACGGGAAGACCTGCGAGCCGGTCGAGCGGCTGACCATCGACGCCCCCGAGGAGTACCTCGGCGCGATCACCCAGCTCCTCGCGACCCGCAAGGGCCGGATGGAGCAGCTGGTCAACCACGGCACCGGCTGGATCCGGATGGAGTGGCTGGTCCCGGCCCGCGGCCTGATCGGCTTCCGGACCGAGTTCCTCACCGAGACCCGCGGCACCGGCATCCTGCACCACGTCTTCGAGTCGTACGAGCCGTGGGTCGGCGAGCTGCGGACCCGCAACAACGGCTCGCTCGTCGCCGACCGCTCCGGCGCGGTCACCGCGTTCGCCATGACCAACCTGCAGGAGCGCGGCCAGCTCTTCGTCGAGCCCGGCACCGAGGTGTACGAGGGCATGATCGTCGGGGAGAACTCCCGCTCCGACGACATGGACGTCAACATCACCAAGGAGAAGAAGCTCACCAACATGCGCTCGTCGACCGCGGACGAGACCGAGAAGCTGATCCCGCCGCGCAAGCTGTCGCTGGAGCAGGCCCTCGAGTTCTGCCGCGAGGACGAGTGCGTCGAGGTGACCCCGGCCGCCGTGCGTATCCGCAAGGTGACCCTCGACCAGACCCAGCGCGGCCGGATGGCCGCCCGCCGCAAGCACGCCGGCTGACCACCGACCCACCCGGAGCCCGGACCGCCCCTCGGCGGCCCGGGCTCCGCTGTCTCCCCGCCGAGCAGACAGGTCAGGCGGGTTTGGTGGCCTGGAGGGCGAGGATGTCAGG encodes:
- the typA gene encoding translational GTPase TypA; translation: MQLRTDLRNVAIIAHVDHGKTTLVDAMLRQAGAYGARGEVTERVMDSMDLEREKGITILAKNTGVRYLPADGSDPVTINIIDTPGHADFGGEVERGLTMVDGVVLLVDASEGPLPQTRFVLRKALKARLPIILVINKVDRPDARIKEVVDDTYELFLDLDADEEQIDFPIVYACARDGIASLTQPADGAVPDDSHNLEPLFRTLLDTIRPPAYEEDAPLQAHVTNLDASPFLGRLALCRVRQGTINKGQTVAWCRTDGSTQRVRISELLMTEGLERKPAESAGPGDIIAVAGIPEIMIGETLADAENPVPLPLITVDEPAISMTIGTNTSPLVGRVKGAKVTARMVKDRLDKELIGNVSLRVLPTERPDAWEVQGRGELALAILVEQMRREHYELTVGKPQVVTREIDGKTCEPVERLTIDAPEEYLGAITQLLATRKGRMEQLVNHGTGWIRMEWLVPARGLIGFRTEFLTETRGTGILHHVFESYEPWVGELRTRNNGSLVADRSGAVTAFAMTNLQERGQLFVEPGTEVYEGMIVGENSRSDDMDVNITKEKKLTNMRSSTADETEKLIPPRKLSLEQALEFCREDECVEVTPAAVRIRKVTLDQTQRGRMAARRKHAG